Proteins from a genomic interval of Pithys albifrons albifrons isolate INPA30051 chromosome 15, PitAlb_v1, whole genome shotgun sequence:
- the MFAP3 gene encoding microfibril-associated glycoprotein 3, whose product MKLSYCLLILTVSADLSVGFTVENVAFNRTVSLGSFNASLHAVSQALITSPAHHDIIAKEGTSILVECKLNTSQYEHILWYNSRGHLLEQKDGDRWRIADNSLNITKVTFADRGRYTCAGIHRNETLYYTVTLRVTFTSGDMSVYYMIVCLVAFAITLILNITRLCMMSSHLRKTEKAINEFFRTEGAEKLQKAFEIAKRIPIITSAKTLELAKVTQFKTMEFARYIEELARSIPLPPLILNCRAFMEEIFEAVRVDDPDEVGKEDKQSQGCGAQAAIFPINPEMKRSDSPAGDSDDGSMSEQGQEIAVQVSIHPQSEVQSIDTVSHDSCQFVPSEEGTC is encoded by the exons ATGAAGCTCAGCTATTGCCTGTTAATTTTGACTGTTAGTGCTGATCTTTCAGTTGGATTCACGGTGGAAAATGTAGCTTTTAACAGGACAGTTTCTTTGGGGTCTTTCAATGCATCACTTCATGCAGTGTCTCAAGCTTTAATAACTTCTCCAGCACACCATGATATCATAGCCAAAGAAGGGACCAGTATTTTAGTTGAATGTAAACTGAACACCAGCCAGTATGAACACATCCTTTGGTATAACTCCAGAGGACACCTCCTTGAACAGAAAGATG GTGACCGGTGGAGGATTGCTGATAATTCCCTCAACATCACAAAGGTCACCTTTGCTGACCGGGGACGATACACGTGTGCAGGCATTCACCGAAATGAGACCTTGTATTACACAGTCACCCTGAGGGTCACCTTCACCTCAGGAGATATGAGTGTCTACTACATGATTGTGTGCCTCGTTGCCTTTGCCATCACCCTCATTTTGAACATAACCCGTCTCTGCATGATGAGCAGCCACCTCCGCAAAACAGAGAAGGCCATCAATGAGTTCTTCAGGACGGAAGGGGCTGAGAAGCTTCAGAAGGCATTTGAGATAGCCAAACGTATCCCTATCATCACATCTGCCAAAACACTGGAGCTGGCCAAAGTCACTCAGTTTAAGACCATGGAGTTTGCTCGGTACATTGAAGAGCTTGCCAGAAGCATTCCCCTTCCACCTCTGATCCTGAACTGCAGGGCCTTCATGGAGGAGATCTTCGAGGCTGTGCGAGTTGATGATCCCGATGAAGTTGGCAAGGAGGACAAGCAGTCCCAAGGCTGCGGTGCCCAAGCTGCGATATTCCCCATCAACCCGGAGATGAAGCGCAGCGATTCTCCAGCCGGGGATTCCGACGACGGGTCCATGAGcgagcagggccaggagattGCCGTGCAGGTGTCCATCCACCCGCAGTCCGAGGTGCAGAGCATCGACACGGTGTCCCATGACAGCTGCCAGTTTGTGCCTTCTGAGGAAGGCACCTGCTGA